From the Juglans microcarpa x Juglans regia isolate MS1-56 chromosome 3D, Jm3101_v1.0, whole genome shotgun sequence genome, the window GATGCTGTTCCCAAACACCCAatgccaattaaaaaaatttaggcTTCTACTTTAATGAGTATCAAGAGAGTTTAGATGCTTTTTGCAATGTATTATCCGTCCAAGGAATCAAACATGGATTTGCTCATTGATCCTCATTAGTGATCCTCTCTCAAGGTTTAGAAAATAAGTAGTTAGATTGTCATCTTGAATGAAATTCTACAGTCAttaaactttattttcttgCTAACTAaccaaaatttattaaaagagaCCAAAAGAAAAGGTGGACTTGATACTATTACAAGGGTTGAACctggggagagaaagagagagagagagagagagagagagagagatcaactGCTGAAACTAGCGGTATGACAAGTAGTAAGCTTTCAAATCAATACCCTTTGCAAACTGTCTCCTTCATGTGACAGCTTACTATTTGTCCTACCATTAGTTTCAGCTGTTACAAGAGTAGAAGTACCGAAATCCATTTACATAGGCAAAATATAAAAGTAGGATGTAAATTTTAGTCTGTCTAATAGTGCCATCATGTCGAATGGTAAAGGAAAGCTGCTGGTTGTTGAGAAAGGAAATTGTTTTGCAGATAATGAGAACTTCTTTCCTTAattccaatttttttcaactttttcttgcAAGGTTGTACATCAACTACTGCAATTTGAATTTACAGGTCCTGCATGTGGCCAATATTGGAGACTCAGGATTTATAGTAATAAGAAATGGTGCTGTTCTTAAGAGATCATCCTCAATAGTCTATGACTTCAATTTTCGGTTACAGATTAAGAGAGGCGACAATCCCTCAGATTTCATAGAGGTACATCAGATCAAGTTCATTTGTTGTCCTACCAAGTCTTCTAAATAATTGTCAAGTCTATAATGCATTTCAAATGAAGTAATCTTTGTTTGTTGAGTTGTGTCATATGAAGACTGATGACTTCTTGTATGCATGATACTGCCGTGAGCTACAAATTGACATCAACCATTTTTAGAAGTACTATAAGTTGTGACAACTGTTAATTGGCGTTATCATAAAATACTGTCTGAATAGTATCCTCGGGCAAACATGGATTACTTCATTTGAAACGCATTCTATATATCATTTAAACATTGATTAAGTAAATCCAACCCAAGAAGATTGTTTGAATAACGCTCGATAGATAGCGCAAGCAAATAGCTTAAATTGCTGGACAGAATGTGTCGTCCAAACTCCGAAGGACGtttgaaaaaaagttagaatGTGGTCCTAAAAGGTTAAATCAAACATATTGCGCTGTTCAAATTGCTTTCAAAGCATGGTTCAAATGAGACTTTAAAAGAGATATCTTAGTGTCTATTTTAGTCAAAGTATGTTCTAATGTAGTTGGGTTTTTCAATAATTGTTCACAAGTTCTTTAGAAGTATAAATGAATTAGGAGCGTTGTttactaaaaatatcttttgagaaCAAATGCCCTTTTTCGACGACAAGTGGTGGAACGACCTCTCGATGTACTTACTGCAATCAAAGAATAAACGTGTAGTCTAGGTGTTCCTTTTTGCTCTGATATCCGATGCCTAGGACGTTGTGGCCAAGAGCCGTTGTCAGCTACTGTTTTTTTGGATTGTAccccaaattttattaaaagttcccGTACTTTTTTGTAGGATGGTAACCCATAGTTGTTGTCTCCATTtggttgttttattttattttttttgttgttgatacCAGAAAGaccctttttttcttattcatatcgGCAAGGCCTAGCCGGATGAAGTCTGATGGTTGGTAGTGAGAGGACTTTTAGTACCTGCATACCAAAAGGGGCGCCAATTAAAAACATCTATTTGATTTGTTCCATCTTCTCTCTTAGCAGAGGGTATGGAACCCCAACTATTGAAATTTCTGTATGTTTGACTTTGACCGTGCACGACTAAGTTCAAAagttatgagagagagacagagagacagagttATACTACAAGTATATGCTTATGTTTCAAGGATACAAAGTTAATTTATATGAAGGAGTTTTGGTGTATAACATGTATGTTTCAGTGCTACAAGATTGATCTGGATGATGGAGATGTGATTGTCACTGCAACTGATGGCCTTTTTGACAATTTGTACGAGCTAGAGATTGCTTCAGCTATATCAGAGTCACTGCGAACGAGTTTGGAACCTCAGGTGCACATTCTCAACACTgtctcatttttgttttccaatGATTATCTAATGCGGTAAATGAGGACCAAAaacaggaaaaaagaaagaaaagaagataagtGTTAAGCATTAGTTTTAGCAAGCCATGCATGTGGCACCGTGTCATAACAAAAAACCATATGGTGCACATAATGGTAGTTGTTTTGTGGTTGATAGCGTACCATTGCTGTTCTTTTCATGGTTCGTGTAGATGTACCCCATCTGCAGCAATTCATTTGATAAATGTCAGAGTTCTTGTGAAGATCAAGGAAAGGAACTCTTCTTCCTTGGTAAAGAATTCTTGAATAATTTTGAACGTAAtattacaacatatatatatatatgtacggtACTATTGTGTTTATGGACCAAAGTTTTATagacaggttttttttttttattttttttattaggattCATTGCAATAATGACCTTGACCCTTGGCCATCCACTATAATACAATTTAAGTGGGAATCGATGGTCCAGCCATACTTAATAGGAACTGTGTGCGCTAAGATACATAGATGTTTTACTGATAACCTTGCATTGCTTTCTAAGATGCCAACCTTTTGTGGCTCAGGATATAGCAGTGTACTTGGCCACGAGAGCTCAAGAGGTGGGGCAGTCAACACGTGCAAGGACTCCATTTGCAGATGCAGCCCAGGCAACAGGGTATGTGGGATGTACTGGTGGCAAGCTCGATGATGTGACTGTCATTGTTTCATTGGTGCAAAGGAGATCCAGCTCTGACTCGCAGTAACCTCTTTCTCTCCATCTTATATCATTTGTTCCATTTGCAGATACCAAAATTCCAATCTTTTTATTATGTagaatgtatgtatatatgatgCTATTCACTTCAGTGGCTGGATACagaaaatcttaattattgCATGAATGCCAATATAATCTGATTTTGCTTCATTAGCAGGCTGAGACTCTTTTTAGACCTTTGGATTTTACACACAAGTCGTCATATTGTAGTGACCAAGGAACCCACCCGATTAGAACAACTATGAATTAGCCGTGGCATTTCCGGTCACTGGATTAATATACACGGACTTGACACTGATAGTTAGGATGCCGTGAAGTTGAGAGCAAGGTTCTGTTCTTTGATTCTAGGTTTTATTGCTATCGATCTCTATACCAGCAGCAGTTAATGAGGCTTGGATTTCCTTAAATTGAACGCCTAAACATCAGACGGTAGTTAGTTTTGAGAGCAACACCACGTGCCTGTCTGGCTCGTTTGCATTGCATGTTcacaatcaagcattcatctgCCCTCCCATCAGCAGTTGAACTGATAACGCATTGTTTTGTACCTTGTACGCTTGTTTTCTCTTCAACACAAGTACTAATACCACATTGACAGCTTCAAACAAGTCACAGTTCAGGGTTTTATccgggaaaaaggaaaaagaaaggaaaaagtagaTCATGTCCTTGAGGGCAAGTGGCTCATATGTTTAAAATTGGGTTGGGAGTGTTGGGACCCTCCACACAACACGCTTTTTAACCGGCTGGTGGAATCGCCATCTTGATGTTTCAATGCCACGGACACAGAAAGGGCAATTGCATCAAGTTGGTGAAGGAGCTCTCATTATTGATTGACAAAACAGAATCTCGTTTGAGAGATCAAAGAGAGAGTCTACACTGCGAAATGCAAAAAAAACAGGCCATAATTGAATTTGGGTCCACTCTGTAGAAATTACATATGTGATTCACGAGCTCAGTCAACCCCAATTATGACGATTTGCCATGCCGATGTATATCATTATTCCGATTTGGAAAGCCTGATTCCTACCTTTAATCTTTATCCTCCCTCCCCCTTTCGAATCGAAATATCAACCTGCCTTTTTGAAGACCAAAACTCCGCATTGATCGGCTGCATCATACTCCAATTTCCTATTcatacttctttttcttcttcttctttatgcTAACCCAATTGCATACAAACTAGTAGAAGCATAACCCAATCATATAAgcttagtaagaaaaaaaaatagggagagagagagagagagagagagagagagagagagaacccaaTCATTAATCCCTTAGGGAGGCCCTAAGCAGGCCGAATAAATCATGATTTGATGAGCTTTAAGGTAATTATAATGAAAGTAAACACTCTAATTGCAACGTTCAAATGCTTCGTTGGACCCTTAACTTTTTGGCATAAAGTGGTTTGAAATGCGTGTAGATATAGTACGGTGAGTAAgtactgtataatttttttaaaaaaaaattgaatatattattaaaaaattattattatttatataaatcatatatttactatttttttttttaaaaactgtACGATATTTACTACTCTACCACTCATTTTTTCCAAAGTAATAGTAATGGAAACGACATATATTGGACCCGATTCATCAACATGTCCTTTCGGCCACTGCGACTGCCAAATACTTATAATAATCTCTAGCTTTTAGCTTTAGCTTTGCTCCcatctataaattaataaaaaaattaattaagcagtAACAAGTTCAAcactttgtattttctttttatttattggtgtgctctaaaataactaaaatatcaatatttttaatgatatatattatatatatgaagttgACAGCTGAATGGACTATTGAGAGTCCACTGTATGTGTGATCCAGCTTTGCACTGCACTCCTTTTCTCTCGCAGTTACTGTGCTGTTAGTGCATTGGAAGTCCAGAAGTCAAGACCTTTTTCCAGTATCCACTCCACAGACAAAGGTCTATAGTAGGGGTGTAAAATTGTGATAATTAGTTTTGTTATTATTGTACGaggacatgtatattatattatattatattaagttaATTTAATCTAATCTGTTAAATTTAtcgtattaaaattttaaattttaatataaattattaacatAACAGGTCGggtcaatttattttaatccgtttatataaatgagttaaacagatctgaaattaattcgtttgatttaattaagtttagcataattttatataaatgataaaatcacaatatttataaaaaatataaaactaattataaatctaaaattacaatctaaacaataaaaatatcgaaattaacatttcaacaattttattttttgatataatggtataattataactttaatttttttaacaaattataacAGATCAAAACAGATTAATCCGTTATCAAATCGTTAAGTAATTATGTCTTAACAGATCAATTTGTTTTGATTCAAATTCATTAAGGTTAAATCTTAATCAACTTAGGACACCCCTAAATTCTATAGCAAGAAACTCTGCCTCAAGTTTAAGGCTTTTAAACACAGCATTAGGAAACCTTCACACGTAATTAAAACTGACGTTTGGACTGTTTGAGCAGACAACAAAcaaatcaaattcaaatcttGTAGCCGTTTCCTTTTAGCATTGATTGcaaaatacaaattacaaattaatatccGTTCCGGATTGCGGAAAATTGGGACCTTTTTTCTGTTCAAATTTCGAGTCATTTATGTCTgctcaaggaaaaaaaaggccaaaaaaacAGTCATTTTATGTCTAGCATAGCATGCTGTCATGAATATTTGACACGTGTACAAACAGCCTTCATTGCACCGATTACTGTGCCCCCCTTGTACTTTAGCCAGAACATTCTGTATCCTCGTAAAATTGGTAcgcttttctctctctcctactTGACTACAATCGCCCTTTTCTTTGCGCTGCCAAAGACTCTCATCATCAAATTCCCACTTCCCTTATTTAACGCAACCCCCCACGATTCCACATTCCCCACATTCTCCCAACTCCCTTCTCCAATCTCCTCAAGAAGCCATTTTTctatctctgctctctctctctttctctctgtgaAAAGCAAAAATGGCAGCAAAGCTAAGCCTTTCTCTAGTTATGTGTGTGTTGGCTATCTGGGCCGTTGAGTTTGCGCAAGGTGCGTCCTCACAACACGCCCCAGCGCCTTCCGTGGACTGTTCCAGCCTGATCTTGAACATGGCTGACTGCTTGTCCTTCGTCTCCGAAGGTAGCACCACAACCAAGCCAGAGGGAAATTGTTGTGTTGGCCTCAAGACTGTGCTCAAGGCTGATGCAGCCTGCCTCTGTGAGGCCTTCAAGAGCAGTGCTTCTCTGGGTGTGGTCTTGAATGTCACCAAGGCTATGGCCCTTCCCGCTGCTTGCAAAGTCTCTGCTCCCGCTGCCGCAAACTGCGCACGTCAGTGACTTTTAGGATACTCCACTTCtaaatttcctttattttccttcttcatTTTTCCTGAGGTTGCTCATTCTCCTAacggttttttttcttttttcctcagatcaacttcttgtttttatttctcttagaaattttaatgtttaattATCTGAGGACTGAGCTTGACTCTTGATATAAAGTTTTGCCATTTGTACGGAGGTTTCTGTTTTTAATGAGAAATCTACTGTGGAAGAAATTGGAATTACAATTGCTGTCGTCGCCTTTGTAATTATCTTATTTGTCTTGACACTTGAGTTTGTGTTTGGATTCATTATTTGATTATGTGGGGTTTTCTTGTCTTGCAGTGTCTTTGACGCCTGCTGCTGCTCCTTCTGGTATGTTTTGATCCTGATCTTGACCGACCCTACCGTAATTTCTTCCTGCATATTTACCCTGATCTTTatctagaaataaaaattatattcagtTTTTACTTGCTCGTAAATTATCAATGTCAATTTGAGTCctttgatattattaatttgtttgatgCTAATCTAAAAGGTGAAAAAGCAAAcgcaaaattgaaattattcaGTTGTTTATCAGTGGCATTCTGATCTGGACAAGGTTTTCCTCGGAAGAATTGGAGCAAATTCTTCCCAAGTTTCTAACCCGTTGTCACGTCTCCTTTTGGCATGTGAGAGACATGACAACGGGTGTCCCGTCACTTctcaaaaaaattgtgatgGTTGATGTGTCCTGATTTGGATTAGGAAATGCTTATTGAACCGATGGATTGaccgatgattttttttttaatttttttttatttaatgattaagaaaataaatattatttaatttatatattttttataaaaaaaagtatttaaaacataaaaaaaaatacttgaaagaaatgaaaaaaaataaaaactctgaAAATACACTGCATTGGTTCACCATCGGTCCAGTAGCACTATCCTTTGGATTAATTGTAGACGAGAAATACTGCTTTGCCGTCCGAAGTCAACCGCTCAAGTGTACCGCttgccattttattttttttacttaatgtttaaaaaagtaattttaaatatattgatgtattttttatttttaaaaatatttcaatatattaaaaaaatgtgaaaaaaaaatttaaaaaaattgaaaataaactagtAATATAATTCAGCGGTGCTATTCAGGCGGCAGAGTATCACCACTCATTTTAGATTTGGTTATAGTTATCATATCTAAGAAGGGAAATGCTTTTCCCATAGAAGGTGGTCATGGTGGCCgccaaaatgttttttaatttttcttttttatctagtgattaagtaagtgtttttaaatgaatatgtgattttttttctatttttaaaaaatatctaaattgtttaaaaaaatggtgaaaaagagagagagagagagagagagagagagagagagagagattttaagTGATCTCTGTGCACATAGCAACGGGACTCTACAGATTTTGTTTTCGTGCAAAAGAACAAACGAAAAAAGCAATTTAAAGGACATTATTTAGCCCACTCAATTCATGTGCTCCCCACCAAGCAAGATTACATGCATCTACCCCATACAATAGACCCTACTGGTcattgaatatttaaatgagTGAATTCCATAATTTTGTATCTGGATATTGAGCTTTTCATCCAGCGGTAAACATCTAATGGGATAGCTTTTGTCCGACTGCTAGGTTGCATAACTTTTCTTTGACATGCTGGGTTATTATCAGCATTGTTATGGACTCTTCATGTTATAAGCATGAATGGGAGTTTGTGGAATTCTTAGTGACATTCTTTTTCTGaatcagatttgaaattttcaaatacTGCCTTACTGTTTGTAGGATCTGTGTTCTTGATTCTGTTTGCAGTCTTGACAACTTTCCTTATTTTTAGTATCCTGTCTCTATGTCCCATGAGTTTATGATCAGGTGTACTTATGTAGATTTTATTTCCTTATTAGTCACAAGAAATCTCTGTTGGTCCCCTGTGACACCCCTCTGCGCAGCTAAACTGATAAGATACCGTAAAAGGTGTCATAAACGGATGCAATAGCCATTCTGTTGTTTGGTGACCAATATTACATTGCAGGgacttcaattttaaatcttaaagaGTATGGATGGAAGAGCTGGTGCAATTGGtttataaacttatttcatATCTCACTACCATATGTATTGGTTGTGGTTTCAGATCTCTCACCGGAAGCTTCTCCAGTTTCGGTTGCTGCCCCTCCTGAGGCCACTTCTGGAGAGAATGAGATAGCACCGTCTCCAGCTCCAGGGAGCTCCGGTTCTTCAGTGCTCGCTATTTCAGTCGGATCCCTACTTGTTGGCTTAGTGGTTGCATCATTTTCTAGTTTCTGAGCAGCTGCCAGTGTCAATTTTGTGAGAGCCAGAAGAGATGATCCGAGGGAGAATTGTCATGTTTATCTTAAATTTACTTATTGAGATTGTGTACGAGGAGTGATAACTAAAGTAGATAGAATTCATTTTGTGGACCACTTGAGTTGAAACCTGCTTCAAAGTTTGGATTATTTCTGACAGTTTTACTGTGTcttatccatttttttcttttttttttttatcatgccTGTTCTTTGAACTCAAACACAGACGCGCACCGGCACAGCACAAAGGATGGCATCCTTCATGCTGCTGGTTTGGCTACACATGAGACACGGATAATTAGAAGATGAGTTCTTAAGTTTTCAAATGTGATGTTGGTGGTGTTGCAAACAAAGTCCAAGCCGACATCTTTATTTTTTCGGTGAATTTCTCAATTATTAAAGCCCATCATGCCAACGCCCATGCTAAAGATGAAAATGGATCGTTCAAATCCTTATTTAAGTGCAAGTGCCTTTGCCAGCTTAAGCTAGCTAGCCTTAGGTGGCCTCGATTGTTGGATCAGAATTTGTCAAACCTAAGCTCAAAGTAAGCATACGgcccgtttgttttcagagatgagttgagattaaagttaaaaagttaaataaaatattattagaatatattttttaatattatttttattttaagatttgaaaaagttaaattatttattttattttgtattggaagttagaaaagttgtaataattagataagatgagatgagatgttttgaaaacaaacgaggcttagTATTAAATAGCATTGGGCCACACAATCGACTTGCAAGCTGCCTTAGTAAAAAGTGGATTGGCCCGACATTTTTGCATGGCCCAAACCAAACACGTATTTTGTTATGTCGGATCAAATTAGAGTTGACTCATCTACAATTGGAAAACAATATAACCGACTCAAATTACCATCCCTAGATTTTCTCTGAGCTGCTGCTTAATTTCATAACAGGTTCCTTGAAACAATGGATGCCCGAGCCAATGATTTCATCCAacttttcttaagaaaaatattaatttgaccAAATATAATGGTCGGCAAGGAAGTTAACATTCACGCCTCACATGCATAAGTTGTATCAGGCAAAGACTGAGGGCTTGTGGGTTTTGGCGCTGTGTTCAGATCCCTTTGTTTTGGAGTAGAAAGCTCAAGATTCTGGTCGGCCCTTGATGCATGACATTCAACAATAACGGAATTTATTGCCGTTTCATATAATTAACTAGAggtttttatatatgtatatttatagaTGAACCGTCAAGAAATTCaatatctttattttccttgtccaaagtataaaagactaaaggtctgtttggatagtaagataagatgagataatttataaatagtagtaaaattattagttgaaattaaatgagatggtactttcatctcacttctatatccaaacgggctCTAAGAAAGTTGCCGTGTCCTAACTAGCTACTAGCTAGTTGATTTCATCGCGTTAGCCTGATCTCATCATTTACATCATCGATCGAGGCTGAACAAATAATTCTAGCAATAGCGATATTTAATTCtagaaatcaaacaaattaactaattatacatgcgttttctaaatttaaaataaatatagaaaaaatattgcaCGACGTCCTTATTTGGCACTTGTATATAGTCCAGCAAAGAATTAAGGACAAGACGGCCAGGAGTCATGGGCAAGGCTCGAATTAATTTTGATTAATGAATGAAACAAAactaatttattgataaataagGGCTTTGGAGAGATAAGGgagtgtacgtacgtacgtgggGGTTAAAATCAAACAATTACTTTTAATTCGCAACTTTGAATTGACGTCCGACGTTGTCACGTTGGCCCTAAGTCCAAGgcttgtattttttaatgatggtaCGTCATGTATACGTATACGTATATTTGAGCCCTATGAAAATGCATACGATCGAGATCCGTATTTTGTATGTGAACGTGGTCGTCGTAGACGTCATCATCGTGATCATGAACAATATCTCGGCGATGATATTAAGTGCCTCACATTCAacgacaaaaaaataaagaagagagagatgtaGTCATGTacga encodes:
- the LOC121255505 gene encoding non-specific lipid transfer protein GPI-anchored 31-like, with translation MAAKLSLSLVMCVLAIWAVEFAQGASSQHAPAPSVDCSSLILNMADCLSFVSEGSTTTKPEGNCCVGLKTVLKADAACLCEAFKSSASLGVVLNVTKAMALPAACKVSAPAAANCALSLTPAAAPSDLSPEASPVSVAAPPEATSGENEIAPSPAPGSSGSSVLAISVGSLLVGLVVASFSSF